Proteins from one Choloepus didactylus isolate mChoDid1 chromosome 4, mChoDid1.pri, whole genome shotgun sequence genomic window:
- the RIPK3 gene encoding receptor-interacting serine/threonine-protein kinase 3 yields MSSDKLWLVGASAPTVLREELENLEFVGQGGFGTVFRTRHTKWGYDVAVKLVNSESITREVKAMRNLRNKFVLLLLGVTGKLTTEYGYGPALVTQFMENGSLAELLQPQCPRPWPLLCRLLQEVVLGMCYLHSLNPVLLHRDLKPSNVLLDSELHVQLADFGLSTFQKSSKSEAGFKEPGGTLAYLAPELLANINQNASKACDVFSFGILMWAVLAGREPDKVKTSLVQTVVCEEQVRPPLTELPHPGPETPGLEVLMELMQQCWSHKPNDRPSFQDCRTNIDKAILQEQDKVDTSVSKVKKFLSEHRGSSRRGSAPELGPGGTELDGAESDSMVSEFWNKMHLKEAPSSDPEKNARLTERIRAKGKQAQDAKSAGTSSNSTARPPQTPETSSSRNQMPGFTSPWTSGPWPQRNQGAERQGMNYYPWSYWINSIPGQQPAIYGSQAVQVGNYNNMTIQGLDNGQQRPPGVGAEEGPEEPKA; encoded by the exons ATGTCTTCAGACAAGTTATG GCTTGTAGGTGCCTCTGCCCCCACGGTGTTACGAGAGGAATTGGAAAACCTGGAGTTCGTCGGCCAAGGCGGGTTCGGCACGGTGTTCCGGACGCGACATACGAAGTGGGGCTACGATGTGGCGGTCAAGTTGGTGAACTC AGAGTCGATAACCAGGGAGGTGAAGGCTATGCGAAATCTGCGTAACAAGTTTGTGCTACTCCTGCTGGGGGTCACCGGGAAGCTGACGACTGAGTACGGCTATGGGCCGGCTCTGGTGACTCAATTCATGGAGAACGGCTCCCTGGCAGAGCTCCTGCAACCCCAGTGCCCTCGGCCCTGGCCACTCCTCTGCCGCCTCCTGCAAGAGGTGGTGCTTGGGATGTGTTACCTGCACAGCCTGAACCCCGTGCTACTGCATCGAGACCTCAAGCCCTCCAACGTCCTGCTGGACTCAGAGCTGCACGTTCAG CTGGCAGATTTTGGCCTATCCACATTTCAGAAGAGCTCAAAGTCAGAAGCAGGGTTCAAGGAGCCAGGGGGCACGCTAGCCTACCTGGCCCCAGAGCTGTTGGCTAATATAAACCAGAATGCCTCCAAGGCCTGTGATGTCTTCAG CTTCGGGATCCTCATGTGGGCAGTGCTAGCTGGAAGAGAACCTGACA AGGTCAAGACATCACTTGTGCAGACAGTAGTGTGTGAGGAGCAGGTCCGGCCCCCACTGACAGAGCTGCCCCACCCTGGGCCCGAGACTCCCGGCTTGGAAGTCCTGATGGAATTAATGCAGCAATGCTGGAGCCACAAGCCCAATGACAGGCCCTCCTTCCAGG ACTGCCGAACAAATATTGATAAAGCCATCCTTCAGGAGCAAGATAAGGTGGATACCTCTGTCTCTAAG GTGAAGAAGTTTCTCTCTGAGCACAGGGGCAGCAGCAGGAGGGGTTCTGCCCCAGAACTGGGCCCAGGAGGGACAGAGCTGGATGGCGCTGAAAGTGATTCCATGGTCTCTGAATTCTGGAACAAAATGCACCTGAAGGAGGCCCCCAGCTCTGATCCTGAAAAAAATGCAAGACTTACTGAGAGAATCAGGGCAAAGGGAAAACAGGCTCAAGATGCCAAGTCAGCAGGGACATCTTCAAATTCAACTGCCCGACCTCCCCAAACTCCAGAGACCTCATCTTCTAGAAACCAGATGCCCGGATTCACTTCACCTTGGACCTCAGGTCCCTGGCCCCAAAGGAATCAG GGAGCTGAGAGACAAGGCATGAATTATTATCCCTGGAGCTACTGGATAAATTCAATACCAG GACAACAGCCTGCCATATATGGGAGCCAAGCAGTTCAGGTTGGAAACTACAACAACATGACTATACAGGGCTTGGATAATGGCCAGCAGCGCCCCCCAGGAGTAGGTGCAGAAGAAGGCCCAGAGGAACCTAAAGCCTAG